TTGTATAGTTCACTCACTcgtctcctttgtgcagaatgaAAACAGGCTATTGTGGAAGCTAGGTACCCTCCCTGCTGGTCTTGTAACCTTCTGGAACCGCACGTTCCCTCTTGATCATTCGTGGCATCAATTAGGACTAGGGTACAACCCAAATGTCAATGAAAAGGATATCAGGCGAGCGGCTGTCATCCACTACAATGGAAACTTGAAGCCCTGGCTTGAGATTGGATTGCCCAAATACCGCAAGTACTGGTCAGCACACGTCAATTACGATCAAGTGTTTCTACGGGAGTGCAATGTAAACCCGTGAACAGCAAATAGTGGTGTATGGTTTATCCTTTTCTTTTCAATTATATTTCTTAGACCAATTATTTGTGCTCTAGGTAATTTAAATTGCCTAGAGTGCTTATTCTTTGTAACTGATGTCCTTCCTGATGTAAAGGTGCCAGCAGGTTGGTGGTAGGCTTAGATCATACAAACAGTTAGTAGCCAAGGCATATTTCATTTTGTGCTTATAAATGCTAATATGATAGTAGATAATTTTTGACTGTATGAATTGAATGCTATGTTAGAAGCCCTCACAAATAGTGGAGTTTTGCAACGCTTTTCCACTACTTCAGTTTGCTGCATCCTGTGTTATCTGATCACTGTTTATGCACGACAGCATGGGATCCTTGTTGTACGGTCATATGATTTTGTGTTGATGCGTTCAATTTTTCAAATTTTTCATGCGAAAAAATCTCTAATGTCCTGGAGCGTCACACCTTATATCAATGACCCAAGAGAAGCAGGGAAGGAGAAAATTAACAGCAGTACCAAATCAGCTCCTTTCATGAATTTGCTTCTTCATTTATACGTTTATCAGTGAATGCATACATCAATGACGCATTTGTTATTTTACAgtaaggtcttgtttagattggagttaggaatcagtatttggcactgtagcacattcgtttgtatttgataattattatccaatcatggcctaactaggctcaaaagattcatctcgtaatttacaatcaactgtgtaattagttatttttttatctacatttaatactccatgcatgtgtccaaagatttgatgtgatggagagagagtgaaaaaacttgcaatctaaacaaggcctaactggagagaaaaaaaaaaaaaaaaaaaaacgcaaaCAACACCTCACTCACACGCAGCTCTGACTTCTCCCAAACCGCTCATTGAACACATTCGTAACTAATCTTTCCTTTGCAAACTACAAATCCTCGAATACCACAAGCCCTTCTTCCAAGATCGCACAGCACATCGCATTGCCACAAGCCCACAGCAGGCGTATACCACCCCTACAATGGCCAATGCTGATCACTGCTTTCTTTCACTGTGCGTTCTCCTCGTCCTCAGCGCCACGACAGCGACGGCCGCGGCAGCGGCACCGCACCGGCGGCTCCAGACGTTGCCTAGGTTGGACAACGACGACCCCAGGGGACCACTGATTGTGCCACCGACGGCGGCGTCCTGCTGGAAATCCACCCTGGCGTCGGAGAGCTGCGTGGACGACGTCCTCCAGTCGTTGGCCGCGCGCCAGGTGCGCATCAGCAAGGCCTGCTGCTCGGTGCTGGAGAGGATCGGCGACAGGTGCGTCGCTGCCGCCTTCTCCAGCTTCCCGTTCAACCCAACGTACCCGCACCTCATCAAGAACGTCTGCGGACTCACCGCGTTTGGCTGAGGAGAGGTCACGCAAACGGCATGGTGGCGACGCCCGGCCGGCCTGTACCCTGTAGTCGCAGCTAGAGCTTTGATTCACTGCAGTAGTACAATAACTAGAAATACTTTCTGAATGAAAATATAAAATGTTTTtcccaaaaaaataaaatataaagtGTTTTGTATTTTATCAAGTGAATTAGAGCGTGGCATATGTTAAAGACTGGCAAACATGCCTATTCGTTGTAAAAAGCTATCAAATGTTTATAGAAACAAGGACAAGAATGATACGCATCTATTATCTTTTACATGTTcttataaaattttaaaactataaTTCATTTTACGATGGCCATGACATCTGTAATATAATTTAATCTTgacaataagataacaatattcTATTAAGCATGTATTGAATTAAAATACAACTTTGGTAGAATTTTTTCTCCCATTGAAAATCATATATAGAAATATTTATTCGTAAACATATCGTAATTTTAATCTTTTATAGTATCCATGTTGGTACGGTTAAATATCAAGTTTTGTAACTTCCTTTAAGGACTCACAAAAATCTATATAGTTCTAATATTTGATTAAAGTGAATATAAGAATTTAGTTGCTGGCTTGTCATGGATTGATCTTTCCGATGATGATTATAATAGAAGACCTCTCTCGGCAGCCCTCATCAAAAATTGTTGagatacatttatttagaccGAGTTAGTCAACAATCAACAAATAGGTTAAGATTCAGTTTATGGTTTGATTAGTTGAACCGTCTACCGATAAAACTATATTAACAATTATTAGTGGTAGAAATATTTGTTTCTAGAATTAGATAGAAGGGTCAATAGTTGAAATTTCCATAAATACTTATTGTTTATTTTTTACGTTTACATGAGAAAAAAAGGCCGAGGATGGGAGAAAAACCTGATCGGACAGACCCTTGAAAGTACTCCTTCCGTGCAGAAAGGAATGCAACTGCGTGTTGTGTGCTAGCAAAATTAATTCACGTTTGACCAAATTTCTAATAAATACTATTCACATTTACGgctccaaaataatttattataaaaacatattttatgattaatctaatgatatttatttgatatcataaatattgatatttttatctataattaatcaAACTTAAGGTACAAAACCATAACAATGTGCTAGAATTACACTCACTCCTGCATAGAGTGAGTAACGAACATACTAGAAGATTGGACGGCAGGAAAAAATGAACTCCTGATTGGACAGAACACGGAAAGGAACCGACCTATACGGGAAAAACACCTTCCAGAGCATTGGATTGGGGGAAAAAACGTCGTACGCGAGGTCGGGCGGAAAAAATTCACCAACGTACGGGAGGATCGGGCGCAAAACCCAGACACGCTAGTTGAGTTTCTAGAATTAGATAGAAGGGTCAATAGTTAAAATTTCCacaaatatttattgtttattttTTACGTTTACATGAGAAAAAAGGCTGAGGACGGGAGAAAAATCTGATCGGACAGACCCTTGAAAGTACTCCCTCCGTGcaaaaaagaatgcaactacgtGTTGCGTGCTAGCAAAATTAATTCACGTTTGACCAAATTTCTAATAAATACTATTCACATTACGgctccaaaataatttattataaaaacatatttcatgattaatctaataatatttatttgatgtcataaatattgatatttttatctataattaatcgAACTTAAGATACAAAACCATGACAATGTGCTAGAATTGCACTCTATCCTGCACGGAGTGACTAACGAACATACTAGAAGATTGGACGGCATGAAAAAATGAACTTCTGATTGGACAGAACACGGAAAGGAACCGACGTATACGGGAAAAAACACCTTCCAGAGCATcggattggggggggggggggggggggggggacggacGTCGTACGTGAGGTCGGGCGGAAAAAATTCACCAACGTACACGAGGATCGGGCGCAAAACCCAGACACGCTAGCTGAGTTTCTAGAATTAGATAGAAGGGTCAATAGTTGAAATTTCCataaatatttattgtttattttTTACGTTTACATGAGAGAAAAAAGGCTGAGGACGGGAGAAAAATCTAATCGGACAGACCCTTGAAAGTACTCCCTCCATGTAGAAAAGAATACAAGTACGTGTTGCGTGCTAGCAAAATTAATTCACGTTTGACCAATTTCTAATAAATACTATTCACATTTACGGctctaaaataatttattataaaaacatatttcatgattaatctaatgatatttatttgatatcataaatattgatattttttatctataattaatcgAACTTAAGATACAAAACCATCACAATGTGCTAGAATTGCACTCTATCCTGCACAGAGTGACTAATGAACATACTAGAAGATTGGACGGCAGGAAAAAATGAACTTCTGATTGGACGTTGGACGGCAGGAAAAAATGAACTTCTGATTGG
Above is a genomic segment from Miscanthus floridulus cultivar M001 chromosome 3, ASM1932011v1, whole genome shotgun sequence containing:
- the LOC136544213 gene encoding uncharacterized protein: MANADHCFLSLCVLLVLSATTATAAAAAPHRRLQTLPRLDNDDPRGPLIVPPTAASCWKSTLASESCVDDVLQSLAARQVRISKACCSVLERIGDRCVAAAFSSFPFNPTYPHLIKNVCGLTAFG